Proteins encoded together in one Micromonospora kangleipakensis window:
- a CDS encoding MerR family transcriptional regulator, producing MLTIGRLASYAGVTIRAVRHYHQIGLLPEPERDASGYRTYGAVAVVRLIRIRTLAEAGVPLARIRELLDADPETFAAATTEIDRQLRAQIRALQEHRRRIARLDSGDSLALPEEVVDYLDRLRATGAPEAMIVAERDAWILIAARWPEAIPAFMAQKVAELADPKMVRLYQLIGRIAEDWEDEELLRETADLMSELFEQAAVNGQLDWRDEHVPDAEFIRLMDAFADGAHPAVARLRELIAERGWAGWTRVEKREP from the coding sequence ATGCTGACGATCGGACGGCTGGCGTCCTACGCCGGAGTGACCATCCGCGCGGTACGGCACTACCACCAGATCGGACTGCTCCCGGAGCCGGAGCGCGACGCCTCCGGCTACCGGACCTATGGCGCCGTCGCGGTTGTGCGACTCATCCGGATCCGGACCCTGGCCGAGGCCGGCGTCCCGCTGGCCCGGATCCGCGAGCTGCTCGACGCCGACCCGGAGACGTTCGCCGCCGCGACCACCGAGATCGACCGGCAGCTGCGGGCGCAGATCCGCGCGCTGCAGGAGCACCGGCGGCGGATCGCGAGGCTGGACTCCGGAGATTCGTTGGCTCTCCCGGAGGAGGTGGTCGACTACCTGGACCGCCTGCGTGCCACCGGAGCGCCGGAGGCGATGATCGTGGCCGAGCGCGACGCATGGATCCTGATAGCGGCGCGCTGGCCGGAGGCGATCCCGGCGTTCATGGCCCAGAAGGTGGCCGAGCTGGCCGACCCGAAGATGGTCCGGCTCTACCAGCTCATCGGTCGGATCGCGGAGGACTGGGAGGACGAGGAACTGTTGCGCGAGACGGCCGACCTGATGAGCGAGCTGTTCGAGCAGGCGGCGGTCAATGGGCAGCTGGACTGGCGGGACGAGCACGTGCCCGACGCGGAGTTCATCCGCCTGATGGACGCGTTCGCCGATGGTGCCCACCCCGCCGTCGCGCGGCTGCGGGAGCTGATCGCTGAGCGTGGGTGGGCCGGGTGGACTCGGGTCGAGAAGCGCGAGCCCTGA
- a CDS encoding PadR family transcriptional regulator — translation MKVAKDLVAASATPMVLGILAEGESYGYAILRRINELSGGELDWTEGLLYPLLHRLERLGYSESSWQSVAGERRRKYYRITDKGLAELAEQRRQWDTVTDALKEIWLGLGDRRPLTAIPLGCRA, via the coding sequence GTGAAGGTCGCCAAGGATCTGGTGGCCGCCTCGGCGACACCGATGGTGCTCGGCATCCTGGCCGAGGGGGAGAGCTACGGCTACGCCATCCTCAGGCGGATCAACGAGCTGTCCGGTGGCGAGCTGGACTGGACCGAGGGGCTGCTCTACCCGTTGCTGCACCGGCTTGAGCGCCTCGGTTATTCGGAGTCGAGCTGGCAGTCGGTAGCCGGCGAGCGGCGGCGCAAGTACTACCGCATCACTGACAAGGGCCTGGCTGAGTTGGCCGAGCAACGCCGCCAGTGGGACACGGTCACCGACGCGCTCAAGGAGATCTGGCTTGGCCTCGGCGACCGCAGGCCGCTGACGGCGATCCCGCTGGGGTGCCGGGCATGA
- a CDS encoding YciI family protein, protein MPKYMLIMRGTDESNAAMMASIEEGIARTRLFIEEMMKAGVLLGAEGLDDPGQGAVVDFSGEAPVVTDGPYGETKELFGGFFLLDVASKQEAVEWAKRVPAAPGSKIEIRRVPEEDEVPQDSTVQR, encoded by the coding sequence ATGCCGAAGTACATGCTGATCATGCGGGGCACCGATGAGTCGAACGCCGCCATGATGGCCTCGATCGAGGAGGGGATTGCCAGGACCCGCCTCTTCATCGAGGAGATGATGAAGGCCGGCGTTCTCCTCGGGGCCGAAGGGCTGGACGATCCGGGCCAGGGCGCCGTGGTCGACTTCAGCGGCGAGGCCCCGGTGGTCACGGACGGGCCGTACGGAGAGACCAAGGAACTGTTCGGGGGCTTCTTCCTGCTCGACGTCGCCTCGAAACAGGAGGCGGTCGAGTGGGCCAAGCGGGTCCCGGCGGCCCCCGGGTCCAAGATCGAAATCCGGCGGGTGCCCGAGGAGGACGAGGTCCCGCAGGACAGCACCGTCCAGCGCTGA
- a CDS encoding RNA polymerase sigma factor, with product MTGPTVEQAITRVHHEEWARVVAGLARRFGDLDVAEEATAEAFVAAAERWPREGVPSNPGGWLATTATRKGIDRLRRESQRDAKHQAARIVYDDTPPEPTGPVEDDRLRLVFTCCHPALAMEARVALTLRLLGGLTVPEIARAFLVQETTMARRITRAKAKIKAAHIPYRVPWADDIRERLAGVLAVVYLVFNEGYLAGEGDDPLRSDLTDEAIRLGRLLRALLPDDGEVAGLLALMLLTDARRLARVSRTGELVTLDEQDRGAWDRTLIAEGKALVRERLEAVAAGGDPPGRYQLQAAINAVHTDAPSARDTDWSTIVALYGRMVLLDPSPIVRLNRAVAVAEVDGPGVGLAEIDRLGEVLDGYHAFHAARADLLRRLGRGGESRAAYDRAIGLAGNPAERAYLTRRRDQLAG from the coding sequence GTGACCGGTCCCACCGTCGAGCAGGCGATCACCCGTGTCCACCACGAGGAGTGGGCGCGGGTGGTCGCCGGCCTCGCGCGCCGTTTCGGCGACCTCGACGTCGCCGAGGAAGCGACGGCCGAGGCGTTCGTAGCGGCTGCCGAGCGGTGGCCGCGCGAGGGCGTACCGTCCAATCCCGGCGGTTGGCTCGCCACCACCGCGACCCGCAAGGGGATCGACCGGCTCCGTCGCGAGTCGCAGCGCGACGCCAAGCACCAGGCGGCCCGGATCGTGTACGACGACACCCCTCCTGAGCCGACCGGCCCGGTCGAGGACGACCGGCTCAGACTGGTCTTCACCTGCTGCCACCCTGCGCTCGCGATGGAGGCCCGGGTGGCGCTCACCCTGCGCCTGCTCGGCGGCCTCACCGTCCCCGAGATCGCCCGCGCCTTTCTGGTGCAGGAGACCACGATGGCGCGGCGGATCACACGCGCCAAGGCAAAGATCAAGGCGGCGCACATTCCCTACCGGGTGCCCTGGGCCGACGACATCCGTGAGCGGCTCGCCGGCGTGCTCGCGGTCGTCTATCTCGTCTTCAACGAGGGGTATCTCGCCGGTGAGGGGGACGACCCGTTGCGAAGCGACCTCACCGACGAGGCGATCCGCCTCGGCCGCCTGCTCCGAGCTCTCCTCCCGGACGACGGCGAGGTGGCCGGTCTGCTTGCCCTAATGCTCCTCACCGACGCCCGGCGGCTGGCGCGTGTGTCCCGCACCGGGGAGCTGGTGACCCTCGACGAGCAGGACCGCGGCGCGTGGGACCGCACCCTCATCGCCGAAGGCAAGGCCCTGGTCCGCGAGCGGCTCGAGGCGGTGGCGGCGGGCGGTGACCCACCTGGGCGCTACCAGCTGCAGGCCGCGATCAACGCGGTCCACACGGATGCCCCATCCGCCCGAGACACCGACTGGTCCACCATCGTCGCCCTCTACGGCCGCATGGTGCTGCTCGACCCCTCGCCGATCGTGCGACTCAACCGGGCGGTCGCGGTCGCCGAAGTCGACGGCCCCGGGGTCGGGCTCGCCGAGATCGACCGGCTCGGCGAGGTCCTTGACGGCTACCATGCCTTCCACGCCGCGCGCGCCGACCTGCTGCGGCGACTCGGGCGCGGCGGCGAGTCGCGGGCGGCGTACGACCGGGCCATCGGTCTCGCCGGCAACCCCGCGGAGCGGGCCTACCTCACCCGCCGCCGCGACCAGCTCGCCGGCTGA
- a CDS encoding YciI family protein, which translates to MPRYLLSVYGPAERTEFGTYPSQKAMLQAFADTGAFTERLQRDGHFVFADGLEPATTATTVDGQGEKSAFTDGPYLGTKEYLGGFWVIEAADLDVALALAAEGSKACRGTVEVRPFRTEESVRALLAP; encoded by the coding sequence GTGCCCAGGTACCTGCTGTCCGTCTACGGACCGGCCGAGCGCACCGAGTTCGGCACCTACCCCTCCCAGAAGGCCATGCTGCAGGCGTTCGCCGACACCGGTGCCTTCACCGAGAGGCTCCAGAGGGACGGTCACTTCGTCTTCGCCGACGGCCTGGAGCCCGCGACGACCGCCACCACCGTCGACGGGCAGGGCGAGAAGTCGGCCTTCACCGACGGGCCCTACCTGGGGACGAAGGAGTACCTCGGCGGCTTCTGGGTCATCGAGGCGGCCGACCTCGACGTGGCCCTGGCGCTTGCCGCCGAGGGGTCGAAAGCGTGCCGCGGCACGGTCGAGGTGCGTCCCTTCCGAACCGAGGAATCCGTCCGAGCGCTGCTGGCGCCGTGA
- a CDS encoding RNA polymerase sigma factor, which translates to MGTADVEAVWRIESARIVAALTRFTGDFGLAEDAAQEAVAEALVSWPLASPANPAGWLMATARRRAIDAIRRRTALQDRYALLATDPAVDEEIDPDRIDDDVLALMFVSCHPVLSPEARVALTLRVVGGLSSEEIARAFLVPVPTVQARITRAKKTIAAAGVPFELPPAGERRGRLGGVLSVLYVIFTEGSTATSGDRLLRPDVAYEAIRLTRTLAALQPDEPEVHGLLALCELTAARFPARTGPDGSPVLLEDQDRRRWDFSAIRRGRAALAKASTRGLGPYGLQAAIAAAHASAPSVEATDWDRIVVLYEALGRVAPSPVVELNRAVAVAMASGPAQALAIVDELIALDRLPGSHLVPTVRGELLARLGRRPEARAELELAARLCANQRERSVLLRKAAALG; encoded by the coding sequence ATGGGTACGGCCGACGTCGAGGCCGTCTGGCGGATCGAGTCGGCGCGGATCGTCGCCGCGCTGACCCGGTTCACCGGCGATTTCGGGCTGGCCGAGGACGCGGCCCAGGAGGCCGTGGCCGAGGCGCTGGTGTCGTGGCCGCTCGCCTCTCCGGCCAATCCGGCCGGCTGGCTGATGGCCACGGCCCGGCGGCGGGCGATCGACGCGATCCGCCGCCGGACCGCCCTGCAGGACCGATACGCCCTGCTGGCGACCGACCCGGCGGTCGACGAGGAAATCGACCCCGACAGGATCGACGACGACGTCCTGGCGCTGATGTTCGTCAGCTGCCACCCGGTGCTCTCCCCCGAGGCCCGGGTGGCGCTGACCCTGCGCGTGGTCGGCGGCCTGTCCAGCGAGGAGATCGCCCGCGCGTTCCTCGTACCCGTGCCGACCGTGCAGGCCCGCATCACCCGGGCCAAGAAGACGATCGCGGCGGCCGGGGTGCCGTTCGAGCTGCCGCCGGCCGGCGAGCGCCGGGGGCGGCTGGGCGGCGTGCTCAGCGTCCTCTACGTGATCTTCACCGAGGGGTCGACGGCCACGTCGGGCGACCGGCTACTGCGCCCCGACGTCGCGTACGAGGCGATCCGGCTGACCCGCACGCTGGCCGCGCTGCAGCCGGACGAGCCGGAGGTGCACGGCCTGCTCGCGCTGTGCGAGCTGACGGCCGCGCGCTTCCCGGCCCGGACCGGCCCGGACGGTTCGCCGGTCCTGCTCGAGGACCAGGACCGGCGGCGGTGGGACTTCTCGGCGATCCGCCGTGGGCGGGCCGCGCTGGCCAAGGCATCGACTCGCGGCCTCGGCCCCTACGGCCTGCAGGCCGCGATCGCCGCCGCCCACGCGTCGGCGCCCTCGGTCGAGGCGACCGACTGGGACCGGATCGTGGTGCTCTACGAGGCGCTCGGCCGGGTCGCGCCCTCGCCGGTGGTCGAGCTCAACCGGGCCGTCGCCGTGGCCATGGCCTCGGGGCCGGCGCAAGCCCTGGCCATCGTGGACGAGCTGATCGCCTTGGACCGGCTCCCCGGTTCGCATCTGGTGCCGACCGTACGCGGGGAGCTGCTGGCCCGCCTCGGCCGGCGACCGGAGGCACGCGCCGAGCTGGAGCTGGCGGCCCGGCTGTGCGCCAACCAGCGCGAACGCTCAGTGCTGCTGCGCAAGGCGGCCGCGCTGGGCTAA
- a CDS encoding ABC transporter permease: MTKHFFGDTTVLLGRSLRHIGRSPDTIITTVVMPIAFMLLFVYVFGGAIQTGSDKYVNYLLPGILLITVASGISYTAYRLFLDMKGGIFERFQSMPIARSSVLWAHVLTSLVANLISLVVVVLVALVMGFRSGAGALDWFAVTGIMMLFTLALTWLAIIPGLTAKSVDGASAFSYPLIFLPFISSAFVPTESMPGPVRAFAENQPVTSIVNAIRGLFAQQQVGGDIWIALAWCAGLLIVAYTLAMAIYRRKIS, from the coding sequence ATGACCAAGCACTTCTTCGGTGACACCACCGTCCTGCTGGGCCGGTCCCTGCGCCACATCGGCCGCAGCCCGGACACCATCATCACGACCGTGGTCATGCCGATCGCCTTCATGCTGCTGTTCGTCTACGTATTCGGCGGCGCGATCCAGACCGGGTCGGACAAGTACGTGAACTACCTGCTGCCAGGCATCCTGCTCATCACGGTGGCCTCGGGCATCTCCTACACCGCATACCGGCTCTTCCTGGACATGAAGGGCGGCATCTTCGAGCGGTTCCAGTCCATGCCGATCGCACGCTCGTCCGTACTGTGGGCGCACGTGCTGACCTCGCTGGTCGCCAATCTGATCTCGCTCGTGGTGGTGGTGCTGGTCGCCCTCGTCATGGGCTTCCGCTCGGGGGCCGGCGCGCTGGACTGGTTCGCGGTCACCGGCATCATGATGCTGTTCACCCTGGCCCTGACTTGGCTCGCCATCATCCCGGGCCTGACCGCGAAGTCCGTGGACGGCGCGAGCGCGTTTTCCTATCCGCTCATCTTCCTGCCGTTCATCAGCTCGGCCTTCGTACCCACCGAAAGCATGCCCGGCCCGGTGCGCGCCTTCGCCGAGAACCAGCCGGTGACGTCCATCGTCAACGCGATCCGCGGCTTGTTCGCTCAGCAGCAGGTCGGTGGCGACATCTGGATCGCCCTCGCCTGGTGTGCCGGCCTCCTCATCGTCGCGTACACCCTCGCGATGGCCATCTACCGCCGCAAGATCAGTTGA
- a CDS encoding YciI family protein translates to MTEYLITFNDEWVPDHTAEELREKGTAARAVIEEMQADGVLIFTNGGLDRSTAVCSVEPVDGKAVFTDGPYVETKEHLGGFAVVDVPDDAAARYWAGRLATVLDWPQEVHRFRGPGQARRNGSGEK, encoded by the coding sequence ATGACGGAGTACCTGATCACCTTCAACGATGAGTGGGTGCCCGACCACACGGCGGAGGAGCTGCGCGAGAAAGGCACGGCCGCCCGGGCCGTGATCGAGGAGATGCAGGCCGACGGTGTCCTGATCTTCACCAACGGCGGGCTCGACCGGTCCACCGCGGTGTGCAGTGTCGAGCCGGTTGACGGCAAGGCCGTCTTCACCGACGGCCCGTACGTCGAGACCAAGGAGCACCTCGGCGGCTTCGCCGTCGTGGACGTGCCCGACGACGCGGCGGCGCGATACTGGGCCGGCAGGCTCGCGACCGTGCTCGACTGGCCGCAGGAGGTGCACCGGTTCCGAGGTCCCGGGCAGGCCCGGCGTAACGGCTCTGGGGAGAAGTGA
- a CDS encoding permease prefix domain 1-containing protein, which translates to MTAREGQEELEAQFRQWRQYVQRRRELQPSDADELEDHLRGSVDELVAVGLSADEAFLVAVKRMGSLDELSREFAREHSERLWKQLVLTGEAGSPAADTRSRRDLWAMVICAAGAAASIKVPELFGLRLADDGAFYARNFTLFALPWLAVFLAWRRQARRPLIGTLVALFGLGAVAANAYPLAEESKSLVLTSIHLPIALWLVVGLAYVADDWRSSRRRMDFIRFTGEWFIYFVLIALGGGVLSLFLFHTFNAIGIIPQEFISQWLLPCGAVAGAVVAGWLVEAKQSVVENIAPVLTRLFTPLFTAALLAFLVAVVWTSHGINVEREALILFDLLLVVVLGLLLYSISARDPLAPTGLFDKLQLALVVSALAIDVLVLLAITGRITDEYGTTPNRAAALGENVILLANLAYSAWLLLRFIRRRTPFAALERWQTGYLPVYAVWAWTVVLLFPPLFSYV; encoded by the coding sequence ATGACGGCGCGGGAGGGTCAGGAGGAGTTGGAGGCGCAGTTCCGGCAGTGGCGTCAGTACGTACAGCGCCGCCGGGAATTGCAGCCGTCCGACGCCGACGAGCTCGAAGACCATCTCCGCGGCTCCGTCGACGAACTCGTCGCGGTCGGCCTGAGCGCGGATGAAGCGTTCCTGGTCGCGGTCAAGCGGATGGGTAGCCTCGACGAACTGTCCCGCGAGTTCGCGCGTGAGCATTCGGAACGGCTGTGGAAGCAGCTGGTGCTGACCGGCGAGGCCGGCAGCCCGGCGGCGGACACGCGGTCGCGGCGGGACCTGTGGGCGATGGTCATCTGCGCGGCGGGCGCGGCGGCGTCCATCAAGGTGCCGGAGCTGTTCGGGTTGAGGTTGGCGGACGACGGCGCGTTCTACGCGCGGAACTTCACCCTGTTCGCCCTGCCCTGGCTGGCGGTCTTCCTGGCTTGGCGCCGACAGGCCCGACGCCCGCTGATCGGGACACTGGTGGCGCTGTTCGGGCTCGGCGCGGTGGCGGCCAACGCCTACCCCCTGGCCGAGGAGTCAAAGTCGCTGGTCCTCACCAGCATCCACCTCCCCATCGCCCTGTGGCTTGTGGTGGGTTTGGCCTACGTTGCCGACGACTGGCGCTCCTCGCGCCGACGCATGGACTTCATCCGCTTCACCGGCGAGTGGTTCATCTACTTCGTACTCATCGCCCTCGGCGGCGGTGTGCTCAGCTTGTTCCTGTTCCACACCTTCAATGCCATCGGGATCATCCCGCAGGAGTTCATCTCGCAGTGGCTCCTTCCCTGCGGCGCCGTGGCCGGGGCTGTCGTGGCCGGGTGGCTGGTCGAGGCCAAGCAGAGCGTGGTCGAAAATATCGCCCCGGTGCTCACGCGGCTATTCACTCCGCTGTTCACGGCAGCACTGCTGGCCTTCCTCGTCGCCGTCGTCTGGACCAGCCATGGCATCAACGTGGAGCGCGAAGCGCTGATCCTGTTCGACCTCCTGCTGGTCGTGGTGCTGGGGCTACTGCTCTACTCGATCTCAGCGCGCGATCCGCTGGCCCCGACCGGCCTGTTCGACAAACTTCAGCTCGCTCTCGTGGTCAGCGCGTTGGCCATCGACGTACTGGTACTGCTCGCGATCACCGGACGCATCACCGACGAGTACGGCACCACACCCAACAGGGCTGCCGCGCTCGGCGAGAACGTCATCCTGCTGGCCAACCTCGCCTACTCGGCGTGGCTGTTGCTGAGGTTCATCCGGCGGCGCACACCGTTCGCGGCGCTCGAGCGCTGGCAGACCGGCTACCTACCCGTGTACGCCGTGTGGGCCTGGACCGTGGTCCTCCTCTTCCCTCCGTTGTTCAGCTATGTCTGA
- a CDS encoding DNA alkylation repair protein: MAELAALEDPKTREVNEKHGDDHGVNLSKLRALAKRLKTQQELARQLWETDDTAARLLAILICRPKAFERDELDVMLREARTPKVHDWLVNYVVKKNPHSEELRMTWSADPDPVVASAGWALTTERVAKKPEGLDLAGLLDVIEAAMRDAPDRLQWAMNHCLAQIGIEHAEHRARAIDIGERLEVLKDYPTPPNCTSPFAPIWINEMVRRQHDK; this comes from the coding sequence ATGGCCGAGCTGGCCGCGCTCGAGGACCCGAAGACACGCGAGGTGAACGAGAAACACGGTGACGATCACGGTGTGAACCTCAGCAAACTGCGGGCGCTCGCGAAGCGGCTGAAGACGCAGCAGGAACTCGCGCGCCAGCTCTGGGAGACGGATGACACTGCGGCGAGACTGCTGGCGATCTTGATCTGCCGCCCGAAAGCGTTCGAGCGTGACGAGTTGGACGTCATGTTGCGCGAGGCGCGCACCCCCAAGGTGCACGACTGGCTCGTGAACTACGTGGTCAAGAAGAACCCGCACTCCGAAGAGCTGCGCATGACCTGGTCCGCCGATCCGGATCCAGTGGTCGCGAGTGCCGGCTGGGCGCTGACCACCGAACGCGTGGCGAAGAAGCCCGAGGGCCTCGACCTCGCAGGACTGCTCGACGTCATCGAGGCGGCGATGAGAGACGCCCCGGATCGCCTGCAGTGGGCGATGAACCACTGCCTGGCTCAGATCGGGATCGAGCACGCCGAGCACCGCGCCCGTGCAATCGACATCGGTGAGCGCCTGGAGGTGCTCAAGGACTACCCGACTCCCCCGAACTGCACGTCTCCGTTCGCGCCCATCTGGATCAACGAGATGGTGCGCAGACAGCACGATAAATAG